The Dermochelys coriacea isolate rDerCor1 chromosome 12, rDerCor1.pri.v4, whole genome shotgun sequence genome has a window encoding:
- the CBLN1 gene encoding cerebellin-1 — protein sequence MLRLELFLGVAWLARLACGQNETEPIVLEGKCLVVCDSNPTSDPAGTALGISVRSGSAKVAFSAIRSTNHEPSEMSNRTMLIYFDQVLVNIGSNFDSERSTFISPRKGIYSFNFHVVKVYNRQTIQVSLMLNGWPVISAFAGDQDVTREAASNGVLIQMEKGDRVYLKLERGNLMGGWKYSTFSGFLVFPL from the exons ATGCTGCGGCTGGAGCTCTTCCTCGGCGTGGCGTGGCTGGCCCGGCTGGCGTGCGGGCAGAACGAGACGGAGCCCATCGTGCTGGAGGGCAAGTGCCTGGTGGTGTGCGactccaaccccacctcggacCCCGCGGGCACGGCGCTGGGCATCTCGGTGCGCTCGGGCAGCGCCAAGGTGGCGTTCTCCGCCATCCGCAGCACTAACCACGAGCCCTCGGAGATGAGCAACCGGACCATGCTCATTTACTTCGACCAG GTGCTAGTGAATATCGGAAGCAACTTCGACTCGGAAAGAAGCACTTTTATATCGCCCAGGAAAGGGATTTACAGTTTTAATTTTCACGTGGTGAAGGTGTACAACAGGCAAACCATCCAG GTGAGTTTGATGCTAAATGGGTGGCCAGTGATTTCCGCCTTTGCAGGGGACCAAGATGTGACCCGAGAAGCTGCCAGCAATGGAGTCCTGATTCAAATGGAGAAAGGAGACAGAGTTTATCTAAAACTGGAGAGAGGAAACTTGATGGGAGGCTGGAAGTATTCGACATTCTCTGGATTTCTAGTGTTTCCTCTTTAA